The proteins below come from a single Gracilinanus agilis isolate LMUSP501 unplaced genomic scaffold, AgileGrace unplaced_scaffold56164, whole genome shotgun sequence genomic window:
- the LOC123256118 gene encoding olfactory receptor 8K1-like has translation MTKLNETKGSQVTEFILMSLTNDPELKGPLFVVFLLNYMATVVGNLGLIILTSVDSHLQTPMYFFLRHLAYVDLGYSTVIGPKMLASFIVEENTISYNECATQFSFYAVFITSEFFILSAMAYDRYVAICKPLLYIVIMSNRVCWVLVVIPYLYGIMVSLLVTIKIFNSSFCASNVMRQFFCDSVPALYIICSDIRETKLIIKFFAAFDLISSLSIVLVSYMLIIVAILRMNSSEGRHKAFFTCGSHLIAVVLFYATLLFIYLKPQSSYSVDTEKIATLFYTLVIPMFNPLIYSLRNKEVKDAFKRVFKKLI, from the coding sequence ATGACCAAGCTGAATGAAACCAAAGGAAGTCAGGTGACTGAATTCATTCTCATGAGCCTCACAAATGATCCTGAGCTGAAGGGTCCACTCTTTGTTGTCTTTTTACTCAACTACATGGCCACAGTTGTGGGGAATCTGGGTCTGATCATCTTAACCAGTGTTGATTCCCACCTGCAAACCCCAATGTACTTTTTTCTCAGGCATCTGGCATATGTTGATCTTGGCTATTCCACAGTCATTGGTCCAAAAATGCTAGCCAGTTTCATAGTAGAGGAAAATACCATCTCCTACAATGAATGTGCAACACAGTTCAGTTTCTATGCAGTATTTATCACCAGTGAATTTTTTATCCTGTCAGCCATGGCCTATGATCGCTATGTGGCTATCTGTAAGCCCCTTCTCTATATTGTCATCATGTCAAACAGAGTATGTTGGGTCTTGGTGGTAATTCCTTACCTCTATGGCATCATGGTATCCTTACTGGTAACAATTAAGATATTTAATTCATCATTCTGTGCATCTAATGTAATGAGACAGTTCTTCTGTGATAGTGTTCCTGCTTTGTACATTATTTGTTCAGATATAAGAGAGACTAAGCTAATCATTAAGTTCTTTGCTGCATTTgatttaatttcttccctttctatagTCCTTGTCTCCTACATGCTCATTATTGTGGCAATCCTTAGGATGAACTCTTCTGAGGGAAGGCATAAAGCTTTCTTTACCTGTGGCTCTCATCTCATAGCAGTGGTTCTGTTCTATGCAACACTTCTCTTCATATACCTGAAACCCCAATCTAGTTACTCTGTTGATACAGAGAAGATAGCCACTTTGTTTTATACCCTGGTTATTCCCATGTTCAACCCTTTGATTTACAGCTTGAGGAACAAAGAGGTTAAGGATGCCTTTAAAAGGGTCTTTAAGAAACTGATATAA